Proteins from one Deltaproteobacteria bacterium genomic window:
- the pnp gene encoding polyribonucleotide nucleotidyltransferase, producing the protein MATRLEIDFWGRKLSIETGHLAKQASGSALVTYGDTVVLVTAVANKEPKKGIDFFPLTVNYQEKTYAAGKIPGGFFKREGRPSEKETLTSRLIDRPLRPLFEKGFLNETQVIATVVSVEPDVDPDMVAMIGASAALEVSNIPFLGPIAGVRVGRVDGKFIINPDRENLEKSDIDLIVAGSRESVMMVEGGAKVVDDKDMLEAVFFGHEALAPLLDMQEELKKKCGVEKMTVELPEVNEELDEKVAVFAEEKITEALKISSKAERYDRLDHIKEITLEEFGDDENADWNKEVSSVVDKIKKKTMRNTILRDKVRIDGRQTTDVRSISSQVGVLPRTHGSAVFTRGETQALAVTTLGTASDEQRIDALMGEYKKSFMLHYNFPPFCVGEASFLKSPGRREIGHGALAERALVSIVPSNEEFPYTLRIVSDVLESNGSSSMATVCGGVLSMMDAGVPIKAPVAGIAMGLIKEADDVAILSDILGDEDHLGDMDFKVAGTSEGVTALQMDIKITGVNREIMAAALEQAKEGRLYILKEMEKSISEPRKELSAHAPKIVTLYINKDKIRDLIGPGGKNIKSIVEATGVQINVTDDGKVDIASADDVSSKKAISMVEGLTKDAEIGKLYLGTVRKIMDFGAFVEILPGTDGLVHISELAEERVRSVTDILSEGEEVLVKVLDIDRQGKIKLSRKEALGQTLNS; encoded by the coding sequence ATGGCAACCAGGTTAGAGATTGATTTCTGGGGTAGAAAGCTATCCATAGAAACGGGGCATCTGGCAAAGCAGGCTAGCGGTTCTGCACTTGTAACATACGGTGATACGGTAGTTTTGGTTACGGCAGTTGCAAATAAAGAGCCGAAAAAGGGGATAGACTTTTTTCCTCTTACAGTTAACTATCAGGAAAAAACTTACGCAGCCGGTAAAATTCCCGGTGGTTTTTTTAAGAGAGAAGGAAGACCGTCGGAGAAAGAGACGCTCACGTCAAGACTCATTGACAGGCCTTTAAGACCTCTTTTTGAGAAGGGTTTTTTGAATGAAACTCAGGTGATTGCAACGGTTGTTTCTGTTGAACCCGATGTCGACCCTGATATGGTTGCCATGATTGGTGCCTCTGCTGCTCTTGAAGTATCAAATATTCCATTTCTCGGTCCTATTGCGGGCGTGAGAGTGGGAAGAGTTGATGGCAAGTTTATTATTAATCCCGACAGGGAAAATCTGGAAAAGAGTGACATTGACCTCATAGTTGCAGGAAGCAGGGAATCGGTTATGATGGTTGAAGGTGGGGCCAAGGTGGTTGACGATAAAGATATGCTTGAAGCGGTCTTTTTCGGTCACGAAGCGCTGGCTCCCCTCCTCGATATGCAGGAAGAGTTAAAGAAAAAATGCGGTGTCGAAAAGATGACCGTCGAGCTGCCTGAGGTTAATGAGGAACTTGACGAGAAAGTAGCCGTTTTTGCAGAGGAGAAGATAACAGAAGCGCTTAAAATCTCATCGAAGGCGGAAAGATATGATCGCCTTGATCACATTAAGGAAATTACCCTTGAAGAGTTTGGTGATGATGAAAATGCCGACTGGAATAAGGAGGTATCTTCTGTTGTTGATAAAATAAAAAAGAAAACCATGAGGAATACCATCCTCAGGGATAAGGTCAGAATTGATGGCAGGCAGACTACTGATGTAAGATCGATTTCATCTCAAGTCGGTGTTCTTCCAAGAACGCACGGTTCCGCTGTTTTTACGAGAGGTGAAACGCAGGCACTGGCGGTGACTACCCTTGGAACTGCCTCTGATGAACAGAGAATTGATGCCCTCATGGGTGAATATAAGAAGAGCTTTATGCTCCATTACAACTTCCCTCCATTTTGTGTAGGTGAGGCAAGCTTTCTCAAAAGTCCCGGTAGAAGGGAGATCGGTCACGGTGCTTTAGCTGAAAGAGCCCTTGTCAGTATTGTCCCATCGAATGAAGAATTTCCTTACACGTTGCGTATTGTTTCAGATGTACTGGAATCAAACGGCTCATCATCAATGGCAACGGTATGCGGAGGGGTCTTGTCAATGATGGATGCCGGTGTACCTATCAAGGCCCCTGTTGCGGGTATTGCCATGGGTCTTATTAAAGAGGCTGATGATGTAGCTATCTTGTCTGATATTCTCGGCGATGAAGATCATCTGGGTGATATGGACTTCAAGGTTGCAGGTACCTCTGAAGGTGTAACGGCACTCCAGATGGATATCAAGATTACCGGTGTCAACAGGGAAATCATGGCTGCCGCCCTTGAGCAGGCAAAAGAAGGAAGACTTTATATCTTGAAAGAGATGGAAAAGTCTATCAGCGAACCGAGAAAAGAACTATCTGCTCATGCGCCCAAGATAGTTACTCTCTACATCAACAAGGACAAAATCAGGGATCTCATCGGTCCCGGTGGAAAGAATATCAAGTCCATCGTAGAAGCCACCGGTGTGCAGATTAATGTTACTGATGATGGTAAGGTCGATATAGCCTCTGCCGATGATGTATCATCAAAAAAGGCTATCAGTATGGTTGAAGGTCTGACGAAAGATGCTGAAATTGGGAAACTCTACCTTGGAACTGTTAGAAAAATAATGGATTTTGGTGCATTTGTTGAAATTCTTCCCGGAACTGACGGTCTTGTTCATATTTCTGAACTGGCTGAAGAACGGGTAAGATCGGTAACGGA